TCAGGAAAAAATGGTTTTTGTTTGAGGCCTGTCTCTGAGCAATGTATTCTCACAAGATCTTACAAACCAAGTCTCATCTAAAGGAGGTAAAAGTCAGAGGGAAAATTTGATTAGTATTAAAAAATAATGGTAGGTACCAGCAAAACATGCTAttacctattatttatattgtatttagaCCTTATTAAACTACTTTTCTTATATCTACACAGGAAACAGGACATGAACTATAGTGCACCATCTTTGTAAATAGAGGATCTTTGGTAGAGCTAccttcattcactcattttttttaacctcataaTCCTCGGAGGGTCACGGGGGGATggagttcatcacagggctgggcatatagagacaaacaattattcattcttacattcacacctacgggggATTTAGATTGACTGATTAACCTGTTAATTGTCCTTGGTGCATGCAAGGAAAGAGATCCCTACCTCAGAATTATTCTTAAGTAACTGTACTTGGATAAAATTACTTAGTTACATCTAATCACTGCAATGAAGACTGAATTAATCTTTCAAAATTGTTGCTCTTTGTTTGTAGGTGTCACCAATAGCGCAGCAAATGCAGCCTTCCTCCCAGCCATCCCAGTGCCACCATGCAGTGCAGGCAGGTGGAAGCTGCAgcaacacaggaggaggagggggaggaggaggagggggagggggagggggaggtaaCCGTCGCAGGAGGACAACAGAGCAGGACCCAGATGAGCGCAGGCAAAAGTTTCTGGAACGTAACCGGGCAGCAGCCACGCGCTGCCGACAGAAGAGGAAACTATGGGTGTCATCGTTGGAGAAGAAAGCGGAGGAGCTGACACACACGAACCTGCAGTTACAGGTGGGACATGctccatgcacatacacacaaatgctgTTTGCGGTTGGAGGGTGCTcatttctctgtgtgtgttttcctagAACGAGGTGACATCATTAAGGTCGGAGGTGGGCCAGCTGAAGCAGATTCTACTCACCCACAAAGACTGTCCCGTCACCGCCCGGCAGAGAGAGTCACAGGGTTACCCCAGTGAGTAAAATATCCCACCCTGCACCCCAGATCCAGATGTCTGACACCCATCATCTCTATTCACCAATGAGGGTAGAACTCAGAAAAGTTGCACCTTAGAAAACGTCCCATGGTTACAGTATATCCTGTTATGACAAACCACCTCTCAAGGCTAACAGGAACCATACACTTAAAGGCACTGCAACACAACGCAGCACTTAAGAGTTAAAATTCTGCTTTTAACCCACAATCTCCAAATATTAGTACATGCACTTTTATTTTTGTGGAGAGCCAATCAGGGGTAAGCATTGCACTCTTAATTCGCCTATTAAATGAAACTCTTGCcatattgtttttttcctgtttatcgaaaaaaaaactagaatctAATGGTATCGGAATCTCGCAACATGAAGCTAGAACTAAATGAAATGCACACCATGCTCGTCTTGCACTTGGGGCAGGGTAAAGTTAATGTTCAACAATAAATTAACCTGACCCTGGCCTGTTGTACAAAAGATATAAGAAAACACTGTACCTTGAGGCTTAAATAAAAAGTCATTTTGTTAAGTGTTGAGCTTCAAAGAAAGCAAAGAAATGGATGCTATACTGGCATGTGGTCATTTATATATTTCTATTGTTGCCTTTTTACCTGTATGTACAGTATTGGTTAAAATAAAAGAGATATTTTCCTTTACTCTGAACTGTAACGGGTTTTTATTCAACGGTTCCACATGCAAAACACCCACCGGCCAAAGAGACACACTCAGACAATGGACAATCACCACAGCATCAgtgactttgattgacagctgtctcTGTGTCCAGCTGCAGGGGTGAGTCCAGCAGGAAGTCCCACCCCTATAGGGCCTGGGTCTCATCTGCAGGCCATTCAGCACAACAGCATCTCCACGTCCTCGAGTGCTGGGGGCAACGCAGGCCATGACCCCCAGCCTGGATGTTAGCCCTCACCATATAATAAAGGAAGGGAGGGTGGAACTGGATGGTTGAAtccaaacagactgaaaaaattAGTCTCAGCAAGCTGTGGATGCACGTCTTCTAACATTACACAAGTGGAAAACTGAACTGGATAGGAGAATTTAACAATCTCTGTGAAcactgttattttttcttgttgttttcattcattttagttAAAGATCAGACCAGTAGCATCACATacaagatgcaaaaaaaaccccaccttttCTGGATGCCTTGTACGGTTTCACACCAACTGGATCCTATTATTTGTTGTCATTTACAGCAATTTGACCATTGCCTGCTGCCCACTGACTATGCACGCACATTGTCATGACACatcttttcagtcttttttttttttttttttgctcctatATCTTGCACTAAAATTTGAGTATTTATAGTCTTTGTGTAAGTATATTTTTGACTGAGCAACTGCAAATGCACACCTTATGCCTTGTCTTGGAAGCAAAGACAGAATTGTTAAAATCAATGAAACAGTGTATTTTTCTACAAATATCATGTGTGTATGTTAAGTTCTGAGTCTTGTAAAGGAAACCCACATGTTTTTGGAAGCCATTTCAATGTAACTGTACAGTATGTCTTTATAGCACTTGATTTTTTTGCTCTTATTTTCTAACATAACGTCCCTATAAACTGCACTTCATGTCTCAGCCTCTGTCCATTTCAATTACACTTAAGTTACTCTTTTTGTACTGTAAAGGTGTTGAAAATTGCTGTAAATCTAATGCTATAATAAAAACCTTTATTCTGTTTCCTGCTTGTGATCCTTTATATCAGTACAGTATGTGGTCTAGGCTGCCATCTAGTGGCTGATTTTGTTAGTGGTTATCCTTCAGAACTGCCGTAGTTAAAAAGTAGTTGAAGGTTTCCAGTTGTAGGCTTCACTGGTGCAAATACAATAGAGGACATTTACTCATATGTAACAGAGAGAACCAATAGACTGAAAAATGTGACTACTCTGTTTTCACCGTCAGTATAAAGACCTAACTTGGTTTAGACTGTGACTAAACAACACTGTGACCCAGATTATTGATATCAGATGCCAACAGCTCCCCTCTGAAACACTGATTGTTTGAAAATGCATGAAAATTAAAATACTTTGCAtgcgtgcatatgtgtgtgaTTTGGACCAAGTGTGGGAGGCACTCCACCCTGTCGACTCAAAACAAAGGGACTGCTTAACTATTGCCAGATCCCATCTTGACACGCACACAAAGTATGGATGcgcacactcacatacacactctcGAACATGCTATTGTAATTATCTTCTCCACCCTCAGAGTACTTGGGTCTCCCTCTGAAACAGAAATTAATGACTGTTTACAAAAAAAACTCTGTATTGTATTTTTATGCACAAACAATCCATTACGTAAAGGCTAATGTTAATTTCCAAACTGAAAATACCAAACCCCCATGCCAAACACAGACATTTTCAGTACCTTAGACAATCCTGAAGATACTATagagaaactgaaaaaatgaaatgataatgcatttaataaaaaaaactgtgagaTTGGATGGAATTAGAGAAGTACGTTTTTTTTGGGTGTACAGTATATGCTATAACACTCTTAAAACGGTCACAATTGCCATATAACAGTATTAAGTAAAAACTCAAACCACTAACCAGTCACATTGTTGGGGATTTTACTTGTGTAATGCAGAATAATACAAGTTTCCatataaaagtataaaacatTAAAGATATAATACAAAACCATTATCATTTCTCTGCCAACCAGCAGCCATCATTACATTCTGTACACATTCTTGTCAACAGACCTTGCCTATGAATTCAATATTAGCACCATCAGTGAAATCAGTGATGAATCATTCATGCATTCACACTTGCACTCACACAAAATCACACGTCCAGAATCACTTGCAGGTGTAAGGAAATGAAAGAGGAAAGACGTAAATCAGGAAGAGGAAGTCATAGGGATTTGACTTCCTGTAGAGTCTGAAAAAAGCCCTCATGAGCTCAGCAGCTCTATTGTCACAATCACCCCTGCAATAACAACAGACTCAAGTTAGTCCTGTGGTcaactgaaaaaacataacacataAAGATAGGATTGCAGTCTTGGATGGTTCACAACCACAAACACACCCAATGGTTTTACTGTAATGAGATATGGTACTGTACTGTGTCAACAAACTGTGAAGTAGACTGAATTAAAGAAGAACAGCCAAAGGATTTCAACACTAACCACTTAACATATCGTTGTGTTGTACAGTGTTCTTTGTCAACATTGTGGATGTTCTCATGGTTCTAGTCAGAGAACCTCTGCATGTCACTGTCTCTGCGCACACAAGTGTTGTCCAGAAAGCGGTCACATGGGAACTCAATGAGGTCCCCTTCCTCTAATGGTGCAAGTCGTGTTGGACGACTGCTCTGATAAGTGGTAAAGTCAGTGGACACGGAGGCGGTCGCCATGGCTGGACGGAACGGTCTTCTTGTGGAGTACATGTGACGCACATGAACAGCTGACTTTCTCCTCTGCAGCCTCCTCTTGAGGCTCCGCCCCAACCAGACCCCGCCAATCACAAGCAGCAGCACAGCATTCCCAGCCAGTGTCGCCACGGTCACCagctggaggtcagaggtcagcgaaCCTTCACGACTGAAGCCCTCAGATAGAGTGACCAGCCCTGCACAGTGGTCCCGGGGAGCCACTTGGCACACAGATCCACCAACAACTCCCTCCACACACACCATGTAGGTCACATCAGAGCTGAGTTCCCGAAGGGTCACAGAGCGAGCTGTGCCACGAGCATAAACGTAGCGAGGGAAGCGGTCTGGGGTCCCAAAGCGGTCAAACAGAATCCTGTAGTGGACTTCAACCAGGCCTGagccaggtccaggtccaggtgtgtAGCGGTGGTGATCCCTGGTGGTCCAGTACACGGTGACGGTGCTGGATGTGACCTGATCCACAGACACATTAGTGATGACATGGCGGTTGAACACACAGGGGTCAGTGATCACAGGCAGATCTGACCTGAGGAGGTCAAACTTCTCTGGTGACTCAACAGGAGACTGTGTGGTGAGCTCTGTGTTTGGATCAGATGACCGTCTGTCCTGCTTTCCAGAAAAACTTGTTGTGAGGAGGGCCGGCGGATCAGTTCTGGAAATGACATTTGACCTTCGCCTCCCTTTCGGTCGTTTCCCAGCAGCCTCTGCATCAGGCCGTGACCTTATGCTGAGGAAATCCTTCTTCGGTTTTTTTCTTTCCAGTGAAGGAGAGGATTCTTCCACCTCTGGACCCCCTTGGTCTCCTTGGATCCCCACCTGATCCTGCTCCCCTCTAGTTCTATTCTCTTCGTTCCTTTTCTCCTCACTTAATTCCACATGCTCTTCCTGCAACAACTCCtcctttttattttccttttcttctacCAGACCTTCTTCATCCCTCTCATTCTGGATCACTGCATCCACCTGTCCACTGTCTTTGCCCTCCACCTTTACCAACACCCCCCCACTCCTGCTCTCCTCAGGCCCCGTCCTGCACAGATGAGTCCAGTTCCCAAGAGGCTGCAGCTGGGAACTGTTCACATAATCCAGATATTTGCCCCTCAGAGATGCTGGGTGGTGACACTGCACAAAGACAGTCAGCAGTTTACCCTGAGAGTGTGCTACTGTCATCCACCTTTTCAGCTCCTCAAGGCGGCAGTCACAAGTCCAGTTGTTGCCATGGAGATCCAGGTCGTAAAGCACATTGTTGAGGGCAAAAATGTCACCGGACAGGCTGGTGAGCAGGTTGTTTTTCAGCTTCAGAACCTTAAGAtgtttaagatgagagaaagccTTGGAGTCAACATTGGAAATCCGGTTGCGACTGAAGTCCAGCTCCTCAATGCGCTCCAGAGGGTCCAGGAGACCGGCGGGGATTTCCTCCAGCTCGTTGCCGTCAATCAGGAACTCTCTGAGGCTCGACAGCCCCTTCAGAGCCCCGCTGTCCAGACGAGAAATTCTGTTATTGCTGAGCGACAGTTTGGACAGCTTTGTGAGACTCTGGAAGACCTGGTTCCCCACGTACTGGATTTCATTCTCAGACAGCAGCAGAGTTGTCAGGGCTTTGAGTTGggaaaaagtgaatccattacgCACGGCCGCCTGCTTGTTATGGGCCAGGTTTAGAAAGCGCAGGTTTGTGAGTTTAGAAAAAGCGTTTCTGTGGATGTGGTGCAGCTGGTTGTACTCCAGGTGGAGGTGATGTAAACTGGTCAAACTTTTTAAGTCAGAATCCTGCAGGACCTCTATGGCGTTACCATCCAGGCGCAATTTAACAAGATTATCCAAGTTGGCAAAGAGCTCTGGGGCGATTTTCTTGATGGCATTATTATTACAGTAGAGAATAGTCAACTTCTTTAGAGGCTGTAAGGTTCCAGCAGGTACAGATGATAAAATATTATGTCCCAAGTACAGCTCCTCCAGCCTCGAAAGCTTCTCAAAAGCTTTGGGATGAATGGCTTGTATTTgattatactgtaaattcaacctTAAGAGGTTACTATACCTTGAAAAGTCGAATGCAGAGATGTTACTGATGAAATTGCCCCCAAGACTGAAGACCAGCACCTCCTCGGGAACCCGCACGGCGGGTTTTGGCACAGTGCGCAACCCGCGGTTTGTGCACATAAGGTGCAGCGGGTGTTGACAGTCGCAGCGGTCTGGACAAAAACCTGTCCCCGATGAGGAGAAGACCAACCCCAggagaaacagacatgtcaccgcCACTAGATTGCCGGTCTCCATCCCCACAGAGCGGCTGGCACTGCGGCATTCGCTTTGGGTTTTTCACGTGCAGGCGCCTCTCTCCTCTGTTAGGCTGGAGACCGACTCGTCCATAATTCACTTGTTGCGCTGAAAAGTGGAGAGAAAAGTGTTGCACATATTAAACACGAGGCTCCATCACCGAGGAGCATCATCCACAGAGCACATCACAACTGTGCCTGGCGCTCTGATGCCGTTCACCTCCCCAGTAAAAGCCTCCATCCCCCCAAGTGGTCATCTGCTGCGAATTACAGAgttccgcaaaaaaaaaaaaaaaagagttcagaCGCAGAGCGCGctcacatgcacgcacgcacacactgaTGCAGTCCCTTCCCCCGCAACGACCCTGCCAAAACCAGATGTGCACAGCTCTTGACGCACGAGATCCAGAATGCTGTGAGTTTTTGCGCGAACATGCAGGTAAtctaatacacacaaacacacacatgcacacacacagagagagagagagagagagagagagtctggAAGGGAAAGATTAGGAAACCCTCTGACCGAGTTTTGTGCGCGCCCCCGCAGTCACCAGGGGTCTGAGATCTGGATCCGATCCCTGGTATGGACAAAGCAGACAGGAAGATCTCCTTCCCACGGAATCCCAAGAGAACCCCAAAGTCTTACATTCCCCTCGTATCAGGGTGCACATGATCTAACCAGAGTCACGTACAAGACATTAAACAATCCCAGAGGTTTAACAATAGGCCTATACTTTGATACACATTTTATAGCTTTTGATAAGATATAAAAATGGCCCTGACATACTGTGAGACATACTGTCTGGCTCACTGACACTGCAAACATAAACAGAATGAGTCTAAGCTGCCATCAACACATCACCAGTCCAGACTGCTTGCATGCAGTACAGTACAAACACCATCATCATGCAGCTTAACTGTAATTTACCATTCTCTCATTAACGCCCCTTGTGTTGCTTGTGGGCCATAAGGAGCACAGATGGTTCGCATTTGCAGATGAGGAGGAATTTGGGTGACGAGGAAAGGTGCCAAATCTGAGTTAAAGATCTCCAACTTGaaagtagaaaaataaatgtagggtGAGCGGAGCATGTAAAGATTTTTGTGCAGAGTTTTGCAGACGTTTGCTGTGCTCCAGTCTGCAAAGCATGCGATGGTATTTGCCAAGACATCTGCACATTTATGGCACATAAGGCAGAACGCTTACACAGTGACAGAGACATAGCAGCAGGCTGTACATACAGGAGGGTGTTTTTCTGCATTACACACATATCTTCTGTCTTTGTAATGGGCTTGTTTGATGCATTAAACCACTTgtttcttttttgcattaaaattttcTTAGTACATACGAGTGACAAAAACACTTTTAGAGCAGAGCTGATGGATAACAGTTGGAAGCTCCTTGTATTTCCAgcacagagaagaaaaaaaaaagctccaaacaCTCCCCCGACTGGCCTCATTCTCATGCATATCTGCTGGTATACATCATGGACAGAAGTCTTATAGCTCTGTGTGTGACTGAACGCCTATGTATGACACGAGGGGTTCTGGAGAAAATACAGCCCTTGGGGATGCACCCTGCTCTCTGGGAGGTCATTTCCTGTCTGGCTGTTTTTTTGGAGCGTTTCTCCATTTGCGCTCCCTCTCTGTATCACTGACTCCTGTCTCTCATTCTGTTTCTCAGAGGAACACACACAGTGAGAAAACACTCAGAGATTTGGCCTCAGACACAGTGGGACCAGTGCAGTTGTTTTATGATGGTCGCCTGGTTTGTGTCAGAGCTAAGGAGAATGCACAAAAGATTTCATCATCATAGATTGGCTTTCACAGATTACTTATGCCTAATATTAGTGCAGAACCACCAAGAGCAGGAGGATGGAGGTACAccggaaaaaatctaaatgttaccaagtgtatttttctcatttctggtcaaaatatctcatcacacttaaaataagacataatcacctaaagagtaacttttcagtgagatataagaacttatttttaggtaatacagggtgtatcaaaaaaaattatacactttGAAAAGTCACCCTCAGTTCCgcatttaataattttttgaattttcttttatggacgtcggtaggtaggggattggtggatatttgcccaaatttacagacccaggttttcatgcatgagtgagcaggggcaaactgcgcaatccaagctaaaactggtttgcgcaaagtagcggtgggatttaaatccagacaaaggtcatgggaggggaccctaaccctaaccctaacttggcctgtcctcagtgacattttcaggcctaaacaagttgacttaacattgaaaggcaggaacagctgccatgggtaaagaaatgaaactgacatggtggcaaaagtgttaatgctgtgacctggtaattttgtggaaaacaagatggatgcccattgtcccctcccatgacctttgattggatttcaaTCCCACCGTTACTTCACGCacaccagttttaacttggattgtgcagtttgcccctgctcactcatgcatgaaaacctgggtctgtaaatttggacaaatatccaccagtcccctacctactgacgtccataaaagaaaattccaaaaattatcaaatgcgaaaCTGGGGGTAatgtttcaaaatgtatagtttttttttttagacaccctgtagatcttgaaaatcttatttcaagaaatcttaccaagataattttcatttgtttcattggcagatttttttgcttgaattaaggcaaaaaaaaaatcttgaattaagcaaaaaaaatctgccaatggaacaagtgcaaattatcttggtaagatcctTGGGTtggagggctcctggctgttccaaggtTGAGGTTTAAATCCAAAGGTGACTGTACCttctccatcagggcccctcgactttggaacagcctgcccgaggagataaggcttgcagaatcagtaacatcttttaaatcacttcttaaaacacatttttatagacttgcccttatgtgatgttgtctcctttttttttttttgatcagttttttatttattttccttgtgcagctccaaaagtacaatacaaaaaagagaaagaaattcacattttatgatgtaagattttgtgacacacaaagtataaaccccaccgccccagaaccaatggtgacccccataccaacccaacctggatctcaaaatatgaaaaccactaataaaaaaaatacatatagctgtatatagatgaaagagaatataatttacatataCAAACAGATCGGcgatcaggatagtcatagacaatcatgttgcactctttctttaaccataatataaacagcatcccacatactaagggtttttcAACTGCCTGCATGCATCCGGACCACTGACCactccatcataactatatctagaaaataattgaTCCATTGTTGCCGTGATAATGTATGAGGCAGCtgccatctcaatgccagcattttcttggctgcagtgaAATGTTGTCTCCATTAAATGTTTattatgttgaatatttaattttaccctattttggttattcatttatattgacatacatgatgttttattccaatccttcatttttgcatcgatttgacagcatcatgttatgttatttctgccctctctactACGATACATTCAAATTTATTTGGAGTGTcatatttttgtgtttgctgtgcatatctcttttattgtgttgttttctatgttttagtgtctttgcttgtgtcttgtttttttctttgtctgtaaAAGTACTTTGTAAGCTcactttttaaaggtgctatataaataaagttattatttcttgaaataagattttcaagatctattgtctaaaaataagttcttatatctcactgaaaagttactctttaggtgattatgtcttatttgaagagtgatgagatattttgactagaaatgagaaaaatacacttggtaagattttgatttttgcagtgtacatgaGAACTAATTAGAGCCTTTGCAGAAAAAAGTTAAgagtaagaaaattaaaaaataacagaaaacttACATTGTATTGAAATTATACAGAGCATTTACATGTACAGGAATACAATGTGAGTTACTTCTTCAGAAAAGTGTTGAGTAAAACATCTGGCTGTAATCACACTGGTAAACAAGCTGCACAAGCCACTTCGGAGcatgtgtttatatttgtatgtatatccATGAGACCCaacaagtaaaagttttggctttttttttttacattaaataattggctTAACTGGAAATAGCATAACAGCAATAGCATTTTCagatacattatttatttatttatttaaggaatgtcctttgcagtggatggtgtgttttttttttttttttagagatgtGAAACTCTTTTCCACTACAggggacaaa
This DNA window, taken from Sphaeramia orbicularis chromosome 11, fSphaOr1.1, whole genome shotgun sequence, encodes the following:
- the tril gene encoding TLR4 interactor with leucine rich repeats, whose translation is METGNLVAVTCLFLLGLVFSSSGTGFCPDRCDCQHPLHLMCTNRGLRTVPKPAVRVPEEVLVFSLGGNFISNISAFDFSRYSNLLRLNLQYNQIQAIHPKAFEKLSRLEELYLGHNILSSVPAGTLQPLKKLTILYCNNNAIKKIAPELFANLDNLVKLRLDGNAIEVLQDSDLKSLTSLHHLHLEYNQLHHIHRNAFSKLTNLRFLNLAHNKQAAVRNGFTFSQLKALTTLLLSENEIQYVGNQVFQSLTKLSKLSLSNNRISRLDSGALKGLSSLREFLIDGNELEEIPAGLLDPLERIEELDFSRNRISNVDSKAFSHLKHLKVLKLKNNLLTSLSGDIFALNNVLYDLDLHGNNWTCDCRLEELKRWMTVAHSQGKLLTVFVQCHHPASLRGKYLDYVNSSQLQPLGNWTHLCRTGPEESRSGGVLVKVEGKDSGQVDAVIQNERDEEGLVEEKENKKEELLQEEHVELSEEKRNEENRTRGEQDQVGIQGDQGGPEVEESSPSLERKKPKKDFLSIRSRPDAEAAGKRPKGRRRSNVISRTDPPALLTTSFSGKQDRRSSDPNTELTTQSPVESPEKFDLLRSDLPVITDPCVFNRHVITNVSVDQVTSSTVTVYWTTRDHHRYTPGPGPGSGLVEVHYRILFDRFGTPDRFPRYVYARGTARSVTLRELSSDVTYMVCVEGVVGGSVCQVAPRDHCAGLVTLSEGFSREGSLTSDLQLVTVATLAGNAVLLLVIGGVWLGRSLKRRLQRRKSAVHVRHMYSTRRPFRPAMATASVSTDFTTYQSSRPTRLAPLEEGDLIEFPCDRFLDNTCVRRDSDMQRFSD